A stretch of Tripterygium wilfordii isolate XIE 37 chromosome 11, ASM1340144v1, whole genome shotgun sequence DNA encodes these proteins:
- the LOC120008759 gene encoding uncharacterized protein LOC120008759, with product MSETSLIGKSHRLLFQCDRGGTYISKKTSIKVTNTKKIDCPFRLKGVKMRTGDDWMVRVPQDILTSLKKQNPDNVSTIKTVYNARQKFQTEEKSGKTQMQVVMSFLQREGYIFESRTNDVTNELEDLFFAHPGSLERWRAFPYVLLMDVTYKTNRCLQSTMDGCTGRRVIVTDIELALMNASAQEYFEQMQVIRNRQQNLKCILQNLADLEVVFQNFPFVINYLKDVWLTPYKEMFVSAWTNKYLYFGNQTTNRVESQHAKLKRYLESSQSDLVTSLSFIHHVIQSQDIAIKASIEQSKTIVQHRFNIPHFQELCGFVSIHALHLILKEFERSKNAGEVSYKCGCQLRTSYGLPCAHEQAIYLNDGRPIPINSIDNFWRKLDLSLCVSLQDDDIDCVVDLQVFMKQFKQQTRHDKFNLLRKLREIITPLTTLIREPVVKTNTRGRPSKKKVASNTRANPSALVFVESDSPHSQEPSRHSYSFGGPGSKSREDISTRANTTTFEFVEPDIFQFQEPARHSCSSTYNYSVHAYIRQFPPILHPYIMHVQDVTPDENCSFRAIVVCLGLHEDAWATIRYNLIEELHIFRTQYVEIFGTDDQWTRVYNSPNFFALDRGASIEHWMTMPDMGLLIASKFNIDNRSPAGVGVIIIDSEGEIRHSECKPIRRIGSSLEAKADAFLFGIQLAIQTEAPKPRRPQGVASDTLLSLLKAEQSPSGACHRINFT from the exons ATGTCAGAGACTAGTCTAATCGGGAAGAGTCATAGACTGTTGTTCcaatgtgatcgcggtggcacGTACATAAGCAAGAAAACCTCCATAAAGGttacaaacacaaaaaaaattgattgtcctTTCAGATTGAAAGGGGTGAAAATGCGAACAGGTGATGACTGGATGGTAAGGGTG CCACAAGATATTTTGACATCGTTGAAGAAGCAGAATCCGGACAACGTGTCTACCATTAAGACTGTATATAATGCACGCCAGAAATTTCAAACTGAAGAGAAATCCGGTAAAACCCAAATGCAAGTTGTCATGTCATTCCTACAACGTGAAGGATACATTTTCGAGAGTCGAACAAATGATGTAACCAATGAGCTTGAAGATTTATTCTTCGCACATCCAGGATCATTAGAGCGATGGCGTGCATTCCCGTACGTGTTATTGATGGACgtaacatataaaacaaacag ATGTCTGCAGTCAACAATGGATGGATGCACTGGTCGACGAGTTATTGTCACCGACATAGAGTTGGCCTTGATGAATGCATCTGCCCAG GAGTATTTTGAGCAAATGCAAGTCATCCGTAACAgacaacaaaacttgaaatgcattCTACAAAACTTGGCGGACCTTGAGGTAGTGTTTCAAAACTTTCCATTTGTTATTAATTATcttaaagatgtatggttgacaccgtataaggagatgtttgtatcCGCATGGACCAATAAATATCTGTAttttggaaaccaaacaactaatAGAGTAGAGAGCCAGCATGCCAAGTTGAAACGATACTTGGAGTCATCACAATCAGATTTGGTGACATCACTGTCGTTTATTCATCACGTCATCCAATCACAGGACATAGCTATCAAAGCGAGTATTGAGCAGAGCAAAACTATCGTCCAACATCGATTCAATATACCGCACTTCCAGGAATTATGTGGTTTCGTTTCAATCCACGCATTGCATCTGATTTTGAAAGAATTTGAGCGATCTAAGAATGCCGGAGAAGTTTCCTACAAATGTGGATGTCAACTTCGTACGAGCTATGGACTACCATGTGCGCACGAGCAAGCAATATATTTGAACGATGGTCGTCCCATACCAATTAATTCCATAGATAATTTTTGGAGGAAACTGGACTTATCACTGTGTGTGTCTCTTCAAGACGATGACATCGATTGTGTCGTCGATCTGCAAGTGTTCATGAAACAATTTAAGCAGCAAACAAGGCATGACAAATTCAATCTTTTaaggaagttgagggagataatcACACCATTGACAACTTTAATTCGTGAACCTGTTGTTAAGACAAACACTCGTGGACGCCCCTCAAAGAAAAAAGTTGCATCAAATACTCGTGCTAATCCGTCTGCATTAGTGTTCGTTGAGTCTGATTCCCCTCATTCTCAGGAACCAAGCAGACACAGTTATTCGTTTGGAGGCCCCGGCTCGAAGAGCAGGGAAGACATATCCACTCGTGCTAATACGACTACATTTGAGTTTGTTGAGCCAGATATTTTCCAATTTCAAGAACCAGcgagacacagttgctcctctACTTACAACTACTCTGTACATGCCTATATTCGTCAGTTTCCACCTATACTTCATCCTTACATTATGCATGTACAAGACGTAACACCTGATGAAAATTGCAGCTTTCGAGCGATAGTTGTCTGTCTTGGTCTTCACGAAGATGCGTGGGCAACTATCCGGTATAACTTAATAGAAGAATTGCACATATTCAGGACACAATATGTTGAAATATTTGGCACTGATGATCAGTGGACTCGTGTTTACAACTCACCGAACTTCTTTGCATTAGATAGAGGAGCATCgattgagcattggatgactaTGCCTGATatgggtctcttgattgcttcaaagttcaat ATAGACAACCGTTCTCCGGCAGGCGTCGGGGTTATTATCATAGATAGCGAAGGCGAAATCCGTCACTCTGAGTGTAAACCAATCCGTAGGATAGGCTCTAGCCTTGAAGCTAAAGCCGATGCTTTCCTTTTTGGCATCCAGTTAGCTATACAAACAGAAGCTCCCAAA CCAAGGAGACCGCAAGGAGTAGCTTCAGATACCCTTCTATCATTACTGAAAGCAGAGCAGTCCCCTTCTGGAGCTTGTCATAGGATAAACTTTACATAA